In Flavobacterium lacustre, a genomic segment contains:
- a CDS encoding SAM hydrolase/SAM-dependent halogenase family protein has translation MSIITLTTDYGLKDHFVGALKGKILSEYSDAAIIDISHDIDPFNTVEASYVIGASYASFPKGTVHLIGVDMEWNKENQHIVMQWNDHYFIAADNGILSMLTQKIVPQKIVTINIHDRLHNEATDMDVFVKVACHIAKGGLLNVIGKEINTIKQVTELQAVLAADSNSLKGHVIYIDHFGNVVTNISKKQFLDVSRGRPYEIVMKTKNIKTILPNYSAIASSDKYPIKYYEGEKLAIFNEAGFLEIAIFRSNPSKVGSANSLLGLNYRDTVLIKFV, from the coding sequence ATGTCAATAATTACCCTTACTACCGATTACGGCTTGAAAGATCACTTTGTCGGTGCTTTAAAAGGGAAGATTTTATCCGAATATTCAGATGCGGCAATTATCGATATTTCGCATGACATAGACCCATTCAACACTGTTGAAGCAAGTTACGTTATTGGCGCTTCCTATGCCAGTTTCCCAAAAGGAACAGTTCACTTGATTGGAGTGGATATGGAATGGAATAAAGAAAACCAACATATCGTCATGCAATGGAACGACCATTATTTTATTGCAGCCGATAATGGTATTTTGAGTATGCTGACGCAAAAAATTGTTCCCCAAAAAATAGTTACCATCAACATACACGACCGCCTTCACAATGAAGCCACCGATATGGATGTGTTTGTCAAAGTAGCCTGTCATATTGCCAAAGGTGGTTTGCTAAACGTCATTGGCAAAGAAATCAACACCATCAAACAAGTAACTGAATTGCAAGCGGTTTTAGCTGCGGACAGTAATTCCTTAAAAGGCCATGTCATTTATATTGATCATTTTGGAAATGTTGTCACCAATATTTCAAAAAAACAATTTCTTGATGTATCCAGAGGAAGACCGTATGAAATTGTAATGAAAACTAAAAATATCAAAACCATTTTGCCCAATTATTCGGCAATTGCGAGTTCTGATAAATATCCAATCAAATATTACGAAGGTGAAAAATTAGCCATTTTCAATGAAGCCGGTTTCTTAGAGATTGCCATTTTCAGGAGCAATCCTTCCAAAGTGGGTTCTGCCAATAGCTTACTGGGATTGAATTACAGGGATACAGTACTAATTAAATTTGTTTAA
- a CDS encoding putative quinol monooxygenase, which translates to MFVRIVKLSFHEEHIPAFLANFEIMKERIRNAPGNRFLELYQDKNNPSIFFTYSYWETEADLENYRNSELFNEVWSFTKKLFNDKPEAWSVNKLASLE; encoded by the coding sequence ATGTTTGTACGAATAGTAAAATTGAGTTTTCACGAGGAACACATTCCTGCTTTTTTAGCCAACTTCGAAATAATGAAAGAACGGATACGAAATGCGCCCGGAAACCGTTTCTTAGAATTGTATCAGGATAAAAATAATCCTTCTATTTTCTTCACCTACAGTTATTGGGAAACCGAAGCTGATTTAGAAAATTACAGAAATTCAGAACTTTTTAATGAAGTCTGGTCTTTTACCAAAAAACTGTTCAATGACAAACCCGAAGCGTGGAGCGTAAATAAATTAGCAAGTTTAGAGTAA
- the gldF gene encoding gliding motility-associated ABC transporter permease subunit GldF: protein MKSIVLREIKSFFGSPVGYLVIAIFLILNGLFLWVFEGEYNILNTGFADLTPFFTLSPWILIFLIPAVTMRSFSDEKKQGTLELLLTKPLSIWQIVNGKFLGAVLLITMAIIPTFIYVAVISGLGMPEGNIDMGSTMGSYFGLLFLIAAYSAIGIFTSTLSENQIVAFIVAVFVCFFFYFGFEGLSAIVPNFSSKIAALGMQDHFKSMSRGVLDTRDIIYFSSITIVFLSFTVYNLKSFKS from the coding sequence ATGAAATCAATAGTATTACGGGAAATAAAATCCTTTTTCGGTTCCCCTGTCGGTTATTTGGTCATCGCCATTTTCCTGATTTTGAATGGCCTTTTTCTTTGGGTTTTCGAAGGAGAATACAATATTTTGAACACTGGTTTTGCAGATTTGACTCCTTTTTTCACCTTATCTCCATGGATTTTAATCTTTTTGATTCCTGCTGTAACCATGCGCAGTTTTTCGGATGAAAAAAAACAAGGTACTTTAGAATTATTACTGACCAAGCCCTTGTCGATTTGGCAAATCGTAAACGGAAAATTCCTTGGCGCAGTATTATTAATTACAATGGCAATTATTCCAACATTTATTTATGTAGCGGTAATTTCGGGTTTGGGAATGCCGGAAGGCAATATCGATATGGGAAGCACAATGGGTTCTTATTTTGGATTATTATTCCTGATTGCTGCTTATTCCGCCATCGGGATTTTTACTTCTACCCTGTCTGAAAACCAAATTGTGGCATTTATAGTTGCCGTTTTTGTCTGTTTCTTCTTTTATTTTGGGTTCGAAGGTTTGTCTGCCATTGTTCCGAATTTCTCTTCGAAAATAGCAGCTTTAGGAATGCAAGACCATTTCAAAAGCATGAGCCGAGGCGTATTAGACACTCGAGATATCATTTATTTTAGCAGTATAACGATTGTCT